A single window of Treponema denticola ATCC 35405 DNA harbors:
- a CDS encoding N-acetylneuraminate synthase family protein — MCGKYGYFKLGSEIFSVENPLTIAEIGTSHNGSIQKARNLIDVAAEAGAKAVKFQIVYADEILHPNTGYVDLPTGKIPLYDRFKSLELPVSFYKELAEYSRSKKLLFSASPFGFRSAEELAALKPDFIKIASPELNYVQLLKYCAGFNIPMILSSGVSILKDIEKAVSFLRSENKDLPLALLHCITSYPAPEKEYNVSVIKNLSRIFGIACGVSDHSLDPILVPALTLAAGGFIIEKHICLSRKEEGLDDPVALEPDMFKKMCSALNSFSKKTYDEIIEGLTKLNYSIELINEVIGSGEKKLSPAETKNYGRTNRSIHYLNDLKKGDVITDKDIAVLRTEKILSPGEAPEMFDSFIGAVLQRAVKSGEGLLMEDFLTRK; from the coding sequence ATGTGCGGGAAATACGGATACTTTAAACTCGGTTCGGAAATTTTTTCAGTAGAAAATCCTCTTACGATTGCCGAAATAGGAACAAGTCATAACGGATCTATTCAAAAAGCAAGGAATTTAATAGATGTGGCTGCTGAAGCCGGAGCAAAGGCTGTAAAATTTCAAATTGTTTATGCCGATGAAATTCTTCATCCGAACACGGGCTATGTGGATTTGCCTACGGGGAAAATTCCTCTATATGATCGTTTTAAAAGTTTGGAACTTCCTGTAAGCTTTTACAAAGAGCTTGCCGAATACAGCCGATCAAAAAAACTTTTGTTTTCGGCCAGCCCCTTCGGATTTAGATCTGCTGAGGAACTTGCCGCATTAAAACCCGATTTTATAAAAATAGCTTCACCAGAACTTAATTATGTACAGCTTTTAAAATACTGCGCTGGTTTTAATATCCCTATGATTTTATCGAGCGGGGTTTCCATTTTAAAAGATATTGAAAAGGCTGTCAGTTTTTTACGTTCTGAAAATAAGGATTTGCCTCTGGCCCTGCTTCACTGTATTACATCTTATCCTGCACCCGAAAAGGAATACAATGTTTCGGTAATAAAAAACTTGAGCCGTATCTTCGGTATTGCATGCGGAGTAAGTGATCATTCTTTAGATCCGATTTTAGTTCCGGCCTTAACGCTCGCAGCAGGCGGTTTTATAATAGAAAAACATATCTGTCTTTCCCGTAAAGAAGAAGGCTTGGATGATCCTGTTGCCTTAGAACCTGATATGTTTAAAAAAATGTGCTCCGCCTTAAATTCCTTTTCAAAAAAAACTTATGATGAAATTATAGAGGGTTTAACAAAATTAAACTATTCTATTGAGCTTATAAACGAAGTTATAGGATCGGGAGAAAAAAAATTGAGTCCGGCTGAAACTAAAAACTACGGACGCACAAATAGGTCTATTCATTATCTTAACGATTTAAAAAAGGGAGATGTAATAACCGATAAGGATATTGCCGTTTTAAGAACGGAAAAAATTTTATCGCCGGGGGAGGCTCCTGAGATGTTCGATAGTTTTATCGGAGCCGTTTTACAAAGAGCCGTTAAGTCCGGTGAAGGATTGTTAATGGAAGATTTTCTTACAAGGAAATAA
- a CDS encoding J domain-containing protein, translated as MSKNYYNDMGNILRDALTSDDDPFEAAAQRSTGRYRTIGGRMERRPPPKVNKEALRIPVPPELIEDFAVLNVLSGVPLDECKRSWKRLIKKHHPDVQSSPAKQAEANMIIRRINNSYRKIETWFKTGKILSEKDLNS; from the coding sequence ATGAGTAAAAACTATTATAATGATATGGGAAATATTTTACGGGATGCTCTTACCTCTGATGACGATCCTTTTGAAGCGGCTGCTCAAAGATCAACCGGACGCTACCGTACAATTGGAGGACGGATGGAGAGGCGGCCGCCGCCTAAAGTAAATAAAGAGGCTTTAAGAATTCCTGTTCCTCCTGAACTTATAGAAGATTTTGCCGTTTTAAATGTTTTATCGGGAGTGCCTCTTGATGAATGTAAAAGATCATGGAAGCGCTTAATAAAAAAGCATCATCCTGATGTTCAAAGCTCGCCTGCAAAGCAGGCTGAAGCCAATATGATAATAAGACGCATAAATAATTCTTATCGTAAAATAGAAACTTGGTTTAAGACAGGAAAGATTTTATCCGAAAAAGACTTAAACTCATAA
- the dinB gene encoding DNA polymerase IV, whose product MATEKVFFHVDIDAFFASVEQLDNPEYMGKPVIVGGQSERGVVSTCSYEARKFGVHSAMPILQARKLCPSGIFLRGRMDRYHEKSKEVMSIFKDFTPEIKQISVDEAFLNMTGMEKIFGTPKNSALLLKKTIKEETGLTVSVGCAQNKYIAKIASGRSKPDGLFIVKAGEEIDFMKSLPLKDVWGVGGKTRERLIAAGLTSVPQIFNSSEHLLQSILGNASGSFLFQAVRGELYDVFSDDVKSHSISTERTFEHDLFSHAEIDDVMFYLASELMYRIFDEKVKGKTVSVKIRYNDFTTVSVQSTGAVVNDTQDLFERARELFYKKFDNKTPIRLLGLCIMNIESDIPEAQTELFYSEKNVKKRKIEETMYTLTKKEGKNILKPARLLKKDKDGLE is encoded by the coding sequence ATGGCGACAGAAAAAGTTTTTTTTCATGTTGATATCGATGCCTTTTTTGCTTCCGTTGAACAGCTTGATAATCCGGAGTATATGGGTAAACCTGTAATTGTCGGCGGTCAATCTGAAAGAGGTGTTGTTTCAACTTGTTCCTATGAGGCCAGAAAATTTGGAGTTCATTCAGCGATGCCTATTTTACAGGCTAGAAAACTTTGTCCAAGCGGTATATTTTTAAGAGGCCGCATGGATCGTTATCATGAAAAATCAAAAGAAGTTATGTCTATTTTTAAAGATTTTACTCCCGAAATAAAACAAATTTCTGTGGATGAAGCATTTTTAAATATGACGGGAATGGAAAAAATATTCGGCACTCCTAAAAATTCCGCACTTCTATTAAAAAAGACTATAAAAGAAGAAACGGGTTTAACCGTTTCTGTGGGCTGTGCTCAAAATAAATATATTGCAAAGATAGCATCCGGACGCTCAAAGCCTGACGGGCTTTTTATTGTAAAGGCCGGTGAAGAAATTGATTTTATGAAAAGTCTTCCCTTAAAGGATGTATGGGGAGTAGGGGGGAAAACGCGGGAAAGACTTATTGCCGCAGGTTTGACTAGCGTGCCCCAAATTTTTAATTCAAGCGAACATCTTTTACAGAGTATTTTAGGAAATGCATCCGGCAGTTTTTTATTTCAGGCTGTACGGGGGGAGCTTTATGATGTTTTTAGCGACGATGTCAAATCTCATTCGATAAGTACGGAACGAACTTTTGAGCATGATTTATTTTCTCATGCTGAGATAGATGATGTTATGTTTTATCTTGCATCTGAGCTTATGTATAGAATATTTGATGAGAAGGTAAAAGGGAAAACCGTTTCAGTGAAAATACGCTATAATGATTTTACTACTGTTTCAGTTCAATCGACAGGAGCTGTTGTCAACGATACTCAGGATTTGTTTGAGCGGGCAAGAGAGCTTTTTTACAAAAAATTCGATAATAAAACGCCCATAAGGCTGCTGGGCTTATGCATCATGAATATTGAATCCGATATTCCCGAAGCACAAACAGAATTATTTTACAGCGAAAAGAATGTAAAAAAAAGAAAGATTGAAGAAACTATGTAT